The following proteins are encoded in a genomic region of Syngnathoides biaculeatus isolate LvHL_M chromosome 15, ASM1980259v1, whole genome shotgun sequence:
- the LOC133513787 gene encoding uncharacterized protein LOC133513787 gives MIVSSHEHETVPNVGFGKEIETKNNNESANKENNTRMDKSQGNEEAVEKTETPPQEQALKTPFDIEKIKSGHVGKGSKSQKSKSSKSNSRSRPGTATGLRPGVLSPRLRKGLAGMESAGPAEGIESTWPRRIMVRKRTVRQGGAIHNLPILPPLPSVISALEKRRPHSHLHFRPGHHSENPLSTDLTIFTGRCSLKEPFHQEQVQGGNLVGRASLKEQNLEHWRVYRDQEEFRICKTREKQGNKIENNDEKEGKEHVGEIDKSYDKIKENGIGRTRSIAGKQQVDEVKKDHMKMSSEQKAQESGNKIKEVLQEMHDEAICDNMGAITIKDRKQEEELQMLEVVAHMKNEGVLEGRVKESFGEEHEMESWDSLLEMVNTIWDDGWEKGAAGGDTDSLSGSLQRWPLLRPPVGFGGSHPPSSAASELSLTELERRAREVDSDLEHLDLSQNHGDAQDLYQTLLESQRDRADMDQTNPRPQREKESFLAGVGSRSQVSLECSAMVLPVTVTDKNTTGWSLKSPAGPPMVVTSPNKEDSSPDSNLTLESDSSGVFLSLSNQSQEGDCSDSDQPVSGSDLGSSNTSLEKDGDDGGLKEWGRDESAELQWCYPSLLSTTPHEDVEGNKEREGNICGSGDVEESRGRDGDGCRNEEGGLFSTYKSTPDHTETSQYEAMPLRRKVTVMVNDPLFPPSPLKQPIKNLIDPYHKPIRSSGLDCSDIDPFAQPDSFVYLAVSARPGPYREISTVTDYSAHDIKQESMHQHFDHKKPHMEQSNLELDARPHHLAPRKPEEGDFLCTDSFVYLAAPACLLLGPEGSTSYSGRESDTESSGSDPVDESVLGCGSVGGDSDWDSDLSDSGASRPSLVAAAGAKSSALARPKRLPAEPRWDSFGETTEPELPDEPVIEQDQDNKPIRGPVGLANLGNAAAAATITPTTAAGQSSTTKKVTWQFKPSQRSVCTGSRKEKKIISLSSAFSEARITELAGGKEHQPPHSSSSSLSSSPSSSSSG, from the exons ATGATTGTGTCTTCACATGAGCACGAGACAGTGCCTAATGTGGGCTTTGGCAAGGAAATAGAAACTAAAAATAACAATGAGAGTGccaataaagaaaacaacaccAGGATGGATAAAAGTCAGGGAAATGAAGAGGCTGTGGAGAAAACTGAAACTCCCCCTCAAGAGCAAGCTCTCAAAACCCCTTTCGATATCGAAAAAATTAAATCTGGCCATGTTGGAAAAGGATCCAAAAGCCAGAAGTCCAAATCATCAAAGTCCAATTCCAGGTCTCGACCCGGTACTGCCACAGGTTTGAGACCTGGAGTGCTTAGCCCACGACTAAGAAAAGGTCTTGCAGGTATGGAATCAGCAGGCCCAGCTGAAGGCATTGAGTCCACCTGGCCCCGTCGAATCATGGTTCGAAAGAGAACTGTTCGGCAAGGTGGTGCAATCCATAACCTTCCCATCCTTCCACCTCTTCCATCAGTAATTTCTGCCTTAGAGAAGCGCCGCCCACATTCCCATCTCCATTTCCGTCCAGGCCATCACTCAGAGAATCCACTTTCGACAGATCTTACAATTTTTACAGGCCGCTGCTCACTAAAAGAGCCATTCCATCAAGAACAAGTACAGGGAGGAAATTTAGTGGGCAGAGCGTCCCTGAAAGAGCAGAACCTGGAACACTGGAGGGTCTACAGAGACCAGGAAGAATTCCGGATATGTAAAACCAGGGAAAAACAAGGCAATAAGATTGAGAATAATGATGAGAAAGAGGGAAAAGAACATGTTGGGGAAATTGACAAGAGCTATGATAAAATTAAAGAGAATGGAATAGGAAGGACAAGGTCCATAGCTGGGAAGCAACAGGTGGATGAAGTCAAGAAAGACCATATGAAAATGAGCTCAGAGCAAAAAGCTCAAGAAAGtggaaataaaatcaaagaaGTGTTACAAGAAATGCATGATGAAGCAATTTGCGACAACATGGGAGCGATAACTATTAAAGATAGAAAACAAGAGGAAGAGTTGCAAATGCTGGAGGTGGTGGCACACATGAAGAATGAAGGTGTGTTGGAAGGAAGAGTTAAAGAATCCTTTGGAGAGGAGCATGAGATGGAGAGTTGGGATTCACTGCTCGAGATGGTAAACACTATATGGGATGATGGCTGGGAGAAAGGAGCAGCAGGAGGTGATACAGATTCTTTGTCAGGGTCTCTTCAACGTTGGCCTCTCCTTCGGCCCCCAGTTGGCTTTGGAGGCTCCCATCCTCCCTCCTCTGCAGCTTCTGAGCTCAGCTTGACAGAATTAGAGAGGAGAGCGAGAGAGGTAGATTCTGATTTGGAGCACCTAGATCTGTCTCAGAACCATGGGGATGCGCAGGATTTATACCAAACACTGCTGGAGTCTCAGAGGGATCGTGCTGACATGGACCAAACAAACCCAAGGCCACAGCGAGAGAAAGAGTCTTTCTTGGCAG GAGTGGGAAGCAGGTCCCAGGTCAGTCTTGAGTGCAGTGCCATGGTCTTACCAGTTACTGTCACGGACAAAAATACTACCGGATGGTCATTAAAATCTCCTGCTGGGCCCCCCATGGTGGTCACAAG CCCCAATAAAGAGGACAGTTCTCCAGACTCCAACCTAACGCTGGAATCTGACTCCAGTGGTGTCTTTCTCTCCTTATCCAATCAGAGCCAGGAGGGGGACTGCTCTGACAGCGACCAGCCAGTCAGTGGCTCCGACCTAGGTAGCAGCAATACATCACTGGAGAAGGACGGGGATGATGGAGGTCTAAAGGAATGGGGCCGAGATGAGAGTGCTGAACTCCAGTGGTGCTACCCCTCACTGCTCAGCACAACCCCTCATGAAGATGTGGAGGGAAATAAGGAAAGAGAAGGGAATATTTGTGGGTCGGGAGATGTAGAGGAATCGAGAGGGAGAGATGGGGATGGATGCCGAAATGAAGAAGGAGGACTATTTTCAACGTATAAGTCCACACCGGACCACACAGAAACAAGTCAGTATGAAGCAATGCCACTGAGAAGAAAAGTTACCGTCATGGTAAATGACCCACTTTTTCCACCTTCTCCCTTGAAGCAACCCATCAAAAATCTAATTGATCCTTATCATAAACCAATTAGAAGCTCAGGACTGGACTGTAGTGACATAGATCCATTTGCCCAACCAGATAGCTTTGTTTATCTTGCTGTGTCTGCAAGACCTGGCCCATACCGAGAGATCTCCACTGTTACAGATTACTCCGCTCATGACATAAAGCAAGAGAGCATGCACCAACACTTTGACCACAAGAAACCACACATGGAGCAGTCCAACTTGGAACTGGATGCCAGGCCACATCATCTTGCCCCCCGTAAACCAGAAGAAGGAGATTTTTTGTGCACTGACAGCTTTGTATACCTAGCTGCTCCAGCTTGCCTTCTCTTAGGCCCGGAAGGATCTACATCATATAGTGGcag GGAATCAGACACTGAAAGTTCTGGTTCTGACCCTGTCGATGAGTCTGTTTTGGGTTGCGGTTCAGTGGGAGGTGACAGCGATTGGGACTCGGACCTGTCCGATTCAGGTGCGAGTCGCCCCTCTCTAGTTGCTGCTGCAGGGGCTAAATCTTCTGCATTAGCACGACCCAAAAGGCTGCCAGCAGAGCCACGTTGGGATTCATTTGGAGAAACCACAGAACCTGAGTTACCAGATGAGCCAGTCATTGAACAAGACCAAGACAACAAACCAATAAGGGGTCCTGTTGGATTGGCAAACTTGGGCAATGCAGCTGCTGCAGCAACAATAACACCAACGACTGCAGCTGGGCAGTCATCAACAACCAAAAAGGTTACCTGGCAGTTCAAACCATCTCAGAGGTCCGTCTGCACTGGAAGCAGGAAAGAGAAGAAGATCATATCATTATCATCAGCATTTTCTGAGGCAAGGATAACTGAACTTGCAGGAGGTAAGGAGCATCAGCCTCCCcattcatcttcatcatctttaTCATCATcgccatcctcctcctcttctggtTGA